TGGCGCAGGTGTACGACGCATGGCTTGTGGGCGAAAAGGGGTTCGAGCGGCGGGTGGCGATCAAGCGGGTGTTGCCCGAGCTGCTCGATGATACCGCAGTTCGGCGCATGTTCTTGGACGAAGCCCGCATCGTGAGCCGGCTTCATCACGGCAACATCGTTCAGGTCATCGACTACGGCACCATCGACGGTACCGAATTCCTGGCGATGGAGTACGTGGACGGCATGGACGCGCGCAAGGCCGTGCGCGTGGCAAGTTCCCTCGGCACGCCCATGCCCGTCGGCGTTGCGGCTTACGTCGTGGCTCAGGTGGCGCACGCGCTCGACTACGCGCACGAGCTGCGCGACGATCGGGGCGTGCAGCTTGGCATCGTCCATCGCGACGTGACCCCTCAAAACGTGCTCTTGTCGTGGACGGGCGACGTGAAGCTGTCCGACTTCGGCATCGCGCTCGCCGAGGGGCGGGACGAGCGCACAGCCACAGGCATCGTGAAGGGCAAGGTGGGCTTCATCGCGCCCGAGCAGCTTGCCGGCGACGACGTCACCGGGGCGGCGGACGTCTTCGCCCTGGGTGCCACGCTCCATGCGCTGCTCACCGGTCAATCTCCCTGGTCCGACGCTCTGCCGGGGCGGGGCGCTGACCTGCGCGTGGATACCGAGCTTCCCGGCCCCGTGGCGTCGCTCGTTCACGCATGCATGGCCCTCGAGCCTGCGAACCGCCCCACGGCCCGACATGTCAGCGAGAAGGCCTCGGCCATCGCCGCCAGCGGCCTTGCCGGGGATGGGCGCAGCGCCCTGCGCGACTGGCTCGCCCCCCTGGCCCGCGAGACCACCCAGCCCCATCACGTGCTCGACGATTTGATGCGGCTCGCCCTCGTTCCCGTATCGCCCGCGAACCCCCGCACGCTGAGGGTGCAGATGCTCGATGCGTCGGCGCCCTTGCCCCCGACGCCGGTGCCTGCGCCGCCGCGGCCGCGCCGCCGCGCCCTGGCGGGGGTGGCGGCGTCCGCCGCGCTGCTGTTGGCCGGCGGAACGTGGGCCTACCGCGAGCGCACCGCCGCCTCGCCCCCGCCCGGTGCCCCTGCACAAGCCACGGCCGTCAACGAAGCGCGGGGAGCCGCCGAGCCCCCCCCGGAAGAGTCAGCCCCGCAGCCGCCTCCTTCTGCGGCGGCCGAACCGGCCGCGGTGGCGCCCTCTGCAGCGGGACGATCCGGCGGAAGACCCCGCGCCCGTCCTGTCGCCCGCAACCGCCCCCCGGCCGCCCCGGCCGCGGGTGTGGGCTGGCTCCGCGTGGGGGGCGCCCAGCTGCTGGGGGCCCGCGTGAGCCTCGATGGCAAACCCGTTGGCCTGGCGCCGCTCGAGCAGGTGGTGCCCGCCGGCAAACACCGGCTGCTCGTCACCGAGCCCTCGTCCGGGCGGCCCCTGGTGGACACAGCGATCGAGATCGCCCCCTCCCACTCCCGCCAGCAGCCGCTCCAGGTGATGCGCTAGTCAGCGCAGGCCGTGGCGGCGCAAAAGCGAGAGCAAGTAGGGACGATCCATCCGGGCCTGCCGGGCCGCTTCGGACGCGTTGTTGTCGAAGCGAGCCATCAAGTCGCGCAGATAGACCTGCTCGAAGCGCGTGAGCGCAAGGGCGCGTGCGTCTCGGTAAGATTGCAGCTGCTCGGCGCCCGGCTCCAGGTTGCCTTCGGCGCCGCCCTCGAGCTTCAGCTGCCCCATCGTGAGCGCGGCCTCCACCACGTTGCGCAGCTCGCGGATGTTGCCGCTCCAGCTCTGCGTACGCAGGAGCGCCAGAGCCTCCGCAGAGAACAACGCCGTGTGAGGCTGCCCCGAAAGATGCTCGGCGAAGTGGGACACCAACGCGTCGATGTCCTGCGTGCGCTCGCGCAGGGGGGGCAAGAGCACCTTGGTGATGGCCAGGCGAAAGTACAGATCGGCCCGGAAGGCACCCTTGTTCACCTCGGCGCGCAGATCCCGGTTCGTTGCGGCGATCACCCGCGCCTTGACGTCGAGTTCCCGCTCACCGCCGATGCGGCGGAACTCACGACGCTCGAGCACGCCCAGCAGCATGCTTTGCACCTGGAGCGGCAGCTCCCCGAGCTCGTCGAGAAAAATGGTGCCCGTGCCCGCCCGCTCGAACGCCCCTTGGTGCCGGCGATCGGCCCCGGTGAAAGCCCCCCGCTCGTGGCCAAACAGCTCCGACGCGATCAACGTGGCGGGCATCGAACCGCAATCCACCACCACGAAGGGATGCCCCGCGCGATCCGACAAATCGTGAATCGCCCGCGCCACGAGCTCCTTGCCCGTGCCGGTCTCGCCCTGGATCAAGACCGAAGACGAAGCGCCTGCCAGCTTGTAGACCGTGCGGCGCACCTGCCGGATCGCGGGGCTATCGCCCACGATCGAAGGGATCTCCACCACGTCGTCGTCTTGCGGTGCCTCGCGGCTCTCGGCGTCCTCGAGCCGCAGCATCGTGTTGCCGAGCCGCACGGTGCTTCCCAGCGGCGCGATCACGTCGTTGACCCCCAGCGATCCCAGCTGCGTGCCGTTCAGGCTGCCGAGATCGCGAATCCGCAGGCCGCCGATCGCACGGGTGAGCTCGACGTGATAGCGGCTCACCGTTTGGTCGGCGAGCACCACGTGGTTATCCGGAGCGCTACCCACCGACACGGGCCGATCGGCGTCCACCTCGAACGTGCGCCCCTTGCCTTCCCCCTCGACGACCGAGACCCGCAGGCGATCCACCAGCAGAACTTCATTGAGCCCGATCCTCCGGGTCGCGTCGGATTTCACCCGATCCATGTTAGACCGGAAGACCCTGAACCGCTAAGGGTGCCGCAGGGCCACGGGCCCTCGAGCGCCTGCGCCGTGTAGGAAGTTCGGGGTCCAGGGCCCACGTTGCGGCCCCCACGTCCTGCCGGAGGACGCGATGCGCCTCAACTTGATGCGAAGCCACGGGGTCGTTTACTCGAACACCGCCGCCCGTTGCGAAAACGCGGGGCTGGTGACCAGGTCCAGAAGGAGGGTGCGCAGGTTGCCCTGGGCGTCCGCGAAGCCCTTGGCGAACTTGTCGAGCTGGCAGGCGTCGATGCTCTTTTCGACCCGCCCGAACGCAAACCGGAAGCCGTGCTTGACGATGCACGCGTGAACCTGCGGGGAAGCCGCCAGGTGCTTGGCCAGCGCGACCGCGCCGTCGAAGCTCCCGTTGCTGGCTTCCGAGTTCACGATCTCGCCCCGGGCGTCGATCGGCTTGCCGTTATCGGTCTCGCGGAACTTGCCCACGCCGTCGAAGCGTTCGAAGGCGAAGCCGATCTTGTCCATCTGGTCGTGGCAACCGGAGCAGTTGGGATCTTGGGCGTGCTGAACGAGCTTTTCCCGCAAGGTCAGGTCTCCGCCCGGGGGCGGGGGCACGGCTTTGATCGTGGGGGGCGGATCGGGCACGCTCTCGCACAACAACATCTCCCGCACGAAACGGCCCCGCTTGACGAGGTCGTTCTGTCCAGCGTGGGCCAGGAGCGACAGCCAGCCGCCCTTACCCAGGATGCCTGAACGAGGTTCGCTGCCATAGTCGATCTTCGCGAAGCTGTCGCCAAGGCTGTTGGCTCCGGAAAGTCCGTAGAACGTCGCCAGCCGTTTGTTGGCCATCGTGTAGGGGGCCGTGAGCAGGGTGTCGAGCCGCCCATCGTCTTGCCACAGCACGTGGTCGATGAACGCTTCGGCCTCGGTGCGTGTGTCGGCCGCGATCTGCGAGCTCCACCCTTCGAACACGTCGTCCTTGACCACGGAACCCATGGACTCCGTGCGGAACAGCTCGCGGAACAGGCGGCGCGCGCCCGCGGCATTCTGGGCGCCCCCCAGCAGGCGCTCGGCCTGTTGCCGCATGCCCGCGGCGCTGTCGAGCTTGCCGGACGACGCCGCTTCCATCAGCTCGGCGTCGGGCGGACCATCGGTGAGGGTGAAGGACAGGACAGAGGCCTTTTCGTACCCGTCGAGCTCGGCCACGCCCTCCTTCACCGTGCCCACCTCGCTGCGGAACATGAAGCGCGGTGAGAGCAACACGCGGCGAAGCAGCAAGGCCAAAGCTTTTTCGTCGCCGTGCGCGGTCTTCTGCGCCGAGGCGAACGCAACCAGATCGTCGACCTCGGACGCTTCCACGGGACCCCGGTAGGCGAGCTTGGTAAAGCGCTCGACGAAGCTGCGCACGCACGCCGTGGCAAGCCCGTCCTTCAGGCAGGGCGCGAGCGCCGCCGGGTCGGCCGCCGCCGCATCGGCCACCACGGCCATGCTGGTGACCTGCTTCTGCACGTCGCTCACGGTCAGCATGAGCCGGTCGCTGTCGTTCGAGAACCCGTTTTCGCCCCGCCCGGGACGGGGCAGGTCGAGCGCTGCCTTCACCTTCGGAAACAGAACCGCCAGCGCGTTTTCAACCTGTTGCGCCGTGAGCTGGCGCAAGCGGCGGGATGGCAATGCGCAGCCCTGGGCATCCACGGGACGGTTCCCAGCGCCGGTCATACCAGCCCCGCCCGTGCCCGCACGGCCCCCTTGCCCGCCGGCCCCCGGCCCCGTTCCCGGTTCGTCCGTGCCCGTATCGCCGTTGGGCTGGCTGCTGATGTTGCCGCTGCAGGCGAAAAGCGCCCCCGCCATCGCCGGGGCAAGCCAGAACGTTCTTGGGTGTCGAGCCGCTGGGTGAAGAGCCATGGAACTCCTTTGCTCCGGAGTCCTACGATGCAGCTTCCGTACCATCGGCGTCACACGCTCCGCGCCTTGGATCTGGGGCCCCTCGGTCGCCGCGCCGTTGGCCCAGGCCAACACCCGGATGGACCGTGCCAACAGGACGGCAGCACGCGTGGCGGTGTATGATCGGGATCGTGAGCACCGCTCTACCCTGTCCACCCGCGCGGGCGCGCCGGCTCCGCAAGCTGTGGCAGGTCGCCTGGAGCGCCGCCGCCCTGCTGACGGCCTGCGATCGCACCAACGTGCTCGAGACCCGCATGATCCTGGACAACAACGGGACGGCGTGTGCCGCCGAAGCCGACGGAGAGGCCCTGCCCATGGACACGGTCGTCCTACGCCTCGAGGAGGCCCCGGGGCCCAGCTGCGCGAGCTGCCCCGCCGGGGGCTGCACGGTGGCAGACGTGCGCTGCCGCTGCACCCCACCGAAGACGGTCGACCTGGCGACACTCGAGGGCATGGTGGACGGTTTACGCGCCACCAACGTCGACCCCTCGAAGGCCTACTGCATCACCATGGCGGTGCTCCAGGCAGACCACGGAGCGACCAGCACCGGGGACTGCGCGTGCGACCCCGCATGGCTCGAGCCCGCGCGCTTCAGTTCTTGGGGGCGCGCTTGCGGCAAGGGCCGCGGCGGGGTCTCGGCAGTCGACGTACGCGTGTCGGTGGCGTGTCTCGACAACGGCCGAGACCTGCCCATTCACGATTGCCTCGGCAAAAGCGAATGACTACGTCAGCACGCCTGGCAGCGTGGCGCTCTTGAGCTCGGCGCTGCCGAACGAGTTGGCCTGCATGCCCAGCGCCTGCGCGGCCGTCAAGAACACATCCGCCATCGAGCGCTGCTCCTTGGCGAACTTGAGATAGCGGCCAGTCCCCAGCTTCCCCGCCAGCTTGCCAAGCAGCACGGCGTAATACTCGTCCTGTCCGTTGTGGTGGGGGCCCCCCGTCACGCAGAAGTTCATGAGCAGCGTGTGATCGGCCACGCTGCCGCTTCCTTCCGAGAAGGTGCCGAGCCGCTTTCGCACTTCGGCCATGTTCGCGAATTGGTACTGGTAGTAGCGGATGTGATCGGCGCGGCTGCCTTTGCCGTGCCACATCTGGTGCGTGCCGCAGAACTTCGCGTCGCCGCCTTGCGCATC
Above is a genomic segment from Myxococcales bacterium containing:
- a CDS encoding DUF1588 domain-containing protein; this translates as MALHPAARHPRTFWLAPAMAGALFACSGNISSQPNGDTGTDEPGTGPGAGGQGGRAGTGGAGMTGAGNRPVDAQGCALPSRRLRQLTAQQVENALAVLFPKVKAALDLPRPGRGENGFSNDSDRLMLTVSDVQKQVTSMAVVADAAAADPAALAPCLKDGLATACVRSFVERFTKLAYRGPVEASEVDDLVAFASAQKTAHGDEKALALLLRRVLLSPRFMFRSEVGTVKEGVAELDGYEKASVLSFTLTDGPPDAELMEAASSGKLDSAAGMRQQAERLLGGAQNAAGARRLFRELFRTESMGSVVKDDVFEGWSSQIAADTRTEAEAFIDHVLWQDDGRLDTLLTAPYTMANKRLATFYGLSGANSLGDSFAKIDYGSEPRSGILGKGGWLSLLAHAGQNDLVKRGRFVREMLLCESVPDPPPTIKAVPPPPGGDLTLREKLVQHAQDPNCSGCHDQMDKIGFAFERFDGVGKFRETDNGKPIDARGEIVNSEASNGSFDGAVALAKHLAASPQVHACIVKHGFRFAFGRVEKSIDACQLDKFAKGFADAQGNLRTLLLDLVTSPAFSQRAAVFE
- a CDS encoding sigma 54-interacting transcriptional regulator produces the protein MKSDATRRIGLNEVLLVDRLRVSVVEGEGKGRTFEVDADRPVSVGSAPDNHVVLADQTVSRYHVELTRAIGGLRIRDLGSLNGTQLGSLGVNDVIAPLGSTVRLGNTMLRLEDAESREAPQDDDVVEIPSIVGDSPAIRQVRRTVYKLAGASSSVLIQGETGTGKELVARAIHDLSDRAGHPFVVVDCGSMPATLIASELFGHERGAFTGADRRHQGAFERAGTGTIFLDELGELPLQVQSMLLGVLERREFRRIGGERELDVKARVIAATNRDLRAEVNKGAFRADLYFRLAITKVLLPPLRERTQDIDALVSHFAEHLSGQPHTALFSAEALALLRTQSWSGNIRELRNVVEAALTMGQLKLEGGAEGNLEPGAEQLQSYRDARALALTRFEQVYLRDLMARFDNNASEAARQARMDRPYLLSLLRRHGLR
- a CDS encoding protein kinase; translation: MSALPAARYRLVRTIASGGMAQVYDAWLVGEKGFERRVAIKRVLPELLDDTAVRRMFLDEARIVSRLHHGNIVQVIDYGTIDGTEFLAMEYVDGMDARKAVRVASSLGTPMPVGVAAYVVAQVAHALDYAHELRDDRGVQLGIVHRDVTPQNVLLSWTGDVKLSDFGIALAEGRDERTATGIVKGKVGFIAPEQLAGDDVTGAADVFALGATLHALLTGQSPWSDALPGRGADLRVDTELPGPVASLVHACMALEPANRPTARHVSEKASAIAASGLAGDGRSALRDWLAPLARETTQPHHVLDDLMRLALVPVSPANPRTLRVQMLDASAPLPPTPVPAPPRPRRRALAGVAASAALLLAGGTWAYRERTAASPPPGAPAQATAVNEARGAAEPPPEESAPQPPPSAAAEPAAVAPSAAGRSGGRPRARPVARNRPPAAPAAGVGWLRVGGAQLLGARVSLDGKPVGLAPLEQVVPAGKHRLLVTEPSSGRPLVDTAIEIAPSHSRQQPLQVMR